The genomic DNA AAGAATATTCCTATTGCACCAGCTCCTCCCAACCAAAAACCAAATTGATTCATTGCAGCTTGTGGATATATCCATAATAAACTAAATATATATGATAAAATTAAAGCAACCACTGGTGATAGTGTAATTACACATTTTTCTCCTGCAAAGAAGCTTAAAAATGCTGGAACTTTAACTTTATATGTTTTATTGTAAGTCCATGCTATACAAGCTCCAACAATTATCCCACCAAATACACCTGCATTTAATGTATCATTCAATGACTCTAAATTTGACTTAAATATCATATATGCAACTACGGCTGCAACCATTACACTTGTCTTGTCTTTAGACTTTGAGTAGGCACTAGCTGCTCCTAATAAAAATAAGTAGTCCACATTTGAAAATACTATATTAGATATATTAGATATAGCTGGCACATTGAGCATATTTGGACCAAATAATAATCCTAATATACCTGCTGCTGGCATTACAGCTATTGGCACCAGCATAGTCTTTCCTAAAAGTGACAGTTGTTGCATCATTTTGTTTAAGAACCTCTTCATATACAATCCCCTTTCTATTTCGGTTTAATTTTTTATGAAAACGATTTATTCACATTTTATATTTTAAATATTATATTTGTTTAAACAAATTGTCAATATTTTTTATTCATTTTATTTTTATCATTTGGTTTAACATATAAATCCTTTTAAGTGTATTGCTATATCTAGCCTATTTTTTTAATTCATTTTTTTTATTTTAAAAATATGTTTAACCATGTATTTGAAACAACCCACAAAATAATTCTATTTTGTCCTTTTTATGGTTGATATGATTCTATTTTCACTATACATGTCTAAACACATTTGATATAATTTGTTCATATCAGTTCAATAAGATTACTAAAGACCTTTAAGGAGGGATAGGGGTATATGGCTAAAAATAAATTTTCATAGATATATGAAGTATTGAAAGAGGAAATACTTGATGGTAAATATACAAGTAATATGATGCTGCCTACTGAACTTCAACTTATTGAAAGGTTTTCATGTAGCAGAAACACTGTACGTAGAGCAATTTCTCAATTAAACACAGAAGGATATGTTCAAAGTATAAAAGGCAAAGGTGTTGTAGTGTTAGAAAATAGTTGTTCTAATGATTTTTTTCTAAATATGCACAATTTCAAAGGTGTAGAATCGATTGTAGAAGATAAAAAGGTTAATACTGCTACTAGTGTTCTCCACTTCAGCAAAATCTTAATTGATAATAAGTTATCTAAAAAGACAGGTTTTAAAGTTGGTAGTGAAGTATATTACCTTCACAGACTAAGATATATTGATAACATACCTAAAATTCTCGACATTAACTATTTTCTATGTAGTATAGTTAAAGACCTTGATGTTTCTATAGCACAAGGCTCTATTTATAAATATATAGAAGAGTGTCTAGGTACAAAAATTGTTTCATCCAGAAAGATATTTAAAATTGAAAAAGCTACAGAGCTTGAGTTAAAAACGCTACCTCTAAATGATTATAATTGTGTTGGTGTTATTAAAAATAGTGTATATACTGATGATGGAAAGCTT from Clostridioides difficile ATCC 9689 = DSM 1296 includes the following:
- a CDS encoding GntR family transcriptional regulator; protein product: MKEEILDGKYTSNMMLPTELQLIERFSCSRNTVRRAISQLNTEGYVQSIKGKGVVVLENSCSNDFFLNMHNFKGVESIVEDKKVNTATSVLHFSKILIDNKLSKKTGFKVGSEVYYLHRLRYIDNIPKILDINYFLCSIVKDLDVSIAQGSIYKYIEECLGTKIVSSRKIFKIEKATELELKTLPLNDYNCVGVIKNSVYTDDGKLFEYTESKHTPETFVFMDVTQRY